The proteins below come from a single Crossiella sp. CA-258035 genomic window:
- the rdgB gene encoding RdgB/HAM1 family non-canonical purine NTP pyrophosphatase, translating to MRVLLASRNAKKLGELRRIVAAERLDGIEVLGLDEVPEFPEAPETGATFEENAIAKAVDAAAATGLPSIADDSGIAVDALNGMPGVLSARWSGKHGDDLGNLELLLGQLGDVPDERRGAAFVAVVALAVPGAEPVVVRGEWRGTLLRAMRGANGFGYDPIFVPEGETRTSAEMTPAEKDADSHRGRALRLLLPHLRALAGQR from the coding sequence ATGAGGGTCCTGCTGGCCAGCCGCAACGCCAAGAAGCTGGGCGAGCTGCGGCGGATCGTGGCGGCCGAGCGGCTCGACGGCATCGAGGTCCTCGGCCTGGACGAGGTGCCCGAGTTCCCGGAGGCCCCCGAGACCGGGGCCACCTTCGAGGAGAACGCGATCGCCAAGGCCGTGGACGCGGCCGCCGCGACCGGCCTGCCCTCGATCGCCGACGACTCGGGCATCGCGGTGGACGCGCTCAACGGCATGCCCGGCGTGCTCTCCGCCCGCTGGTCCGGCAAGCACGGCGACGACCTCGGCAACCTGGAGCTGCTGCTCGGCCAGCTCGGCGACGTGCCGGACGAGCGCCGCGGCGCCGCGTTCGTGGCCGTGGTCGCGCTCGCCGTGCCCGGCGCGGAGCCGGTGGTGGTGCGCGGGGAGTGGCGGGGCACGCTGCTGCGCGCGATGCGCGGCGCCAACGGCTTCGGCTACGACCCGATCTTCGTGCCCGAGGGCGAGACCAGGACCTCGGCGGAGATGACGCCCGCGGAGAAGGACGCGGACTCCCACCGCGGCCGCGCCCTTCGCCTGCTGCTGCCGCACCTGCGCGCGCTGGCCGGGCAGCGCTAG
- the murI gene encoding glutamate racemase, whose protein sequence is MSTAPIGIFDSGVGGLTVARAMLDQLPAERLRYVGDTGNGPYGPLSIAEVRRHSLAITDSLVESGVKLLVIACNTATAACLHDARERYDIPVVEVLRPAVRRAVATTRTGRIGVIGTKATITSRAYEDAFAAAPDLTVTSVACPRFVDFVERGITSGRQVLGLAQSYLEPLQRAEVDTVVLGCTHYPLLTGVIQLAMGDAVTLVSSAEETAKDVVKVLTEADLLRDPDSPELAHSFTATGPAEPFAKLARRFLGPQLGTVMTGAVPRSSAMPG, encoded by the coding sequence GTGAGCACCGCGCCGATCGGCATCTTCGACTCCGGCGTCGGCGGGCTGACCGTGGCCCGCGCGATGCTGGACCAGCTACCGGCCGAGCGGCTGCGCTACGTCGGCGACACCGGCAACGGGCCCTACGGCCCGCTGTCCATCGCCGAGGTGCGCCGCCACTCGCTGGCCATCACCGACTCGCTGGTGGAGAGCGGGGTGAAGCTGCTGGTCATCGCGTGCAACACGGCGACGGCGGCCTGCCTGCACGACGCGCGGGAGCGCTACGACATCCCGGTGGTGGAGGTGCTGCGGCCCGCGGTGCGCCGCGCGGTGGCCACCACGCGCACCGGCCGGATCGGCGTGATCGGCACCAAGGCGACCATCACCTCCAGGGCCTACGAGGACGCCTTCGCCGCCGCGCCCGACCTCACCGTGACCAGCGTGGCCTGCCCCCGGTTCGTGGACTTCGTGGAACGCGGCATCACCTCCGGCCGCCAGGTGCTCGGCCTGGCCCAGTCCTACCTGGAACCGTTGCAGCGGGCCGAAGTCGACACCGTGGTGCTGGGCTGCACGCACTACCCACTCCTCACCGGCGTGATCCAGCTGGCCATGGGCGATGCGGTGACCCTGGTCTCCAGCGCGGAGGAGACCGCCAAGGACGTGGTCAAGGTGCTCACCGAGGCGGACCTGCTGCGTGATCCGGACAGTCCCGAACTGGCCCATTCCTTCACCGCCACCGGCCCGGCCGAACCGTTCGCGAAACTGGCCCGCCGCTTCCTCGGCCCGCAGCTGGGTACCGTCATGACGGGCGCTGTTCCGAGATCGTCTGCCATGCCAGGCTGA
- a CDS encoding serine hydrolase encodes MKNSVGAMASVFVVCAAGLLSIHLLGEAGPSGPPEATNQANVTTVALPPSNAPGQDPTEVVKPGPPTKPKQDKVSGTELSNAVTRAVRAGGSATGVGLVVLEVDGWRELASAEADRQFRSASLVKLLIAVDALQSGASTATDLRTMLSASHDGIASELWVRLGGNTMVQRQARRMGLNRTLPPLDPMHWGDTKVSARDVAKMYRHILTELPKAHRELIMGALTAAPRIAADRFDQHFGIPYGLPEVQWAVKQGWATGRAGTDLHTSGVLAGGTRVVVLLSTHSPGTSYARAAKSLTTGVGELGGLF; translated from the coding sequence GTGAAGAACTCCGTGGGGGCGATGGCCAGCGTGTTCGTGGTGTGCGCTGCCGGTCTGCTGTCGATCCATCTGCTCGGTGAGGCCGGTCCGTCCGGGCCGCCGGAGGCGACCAACCAGGCGAACGTGACCACGGTGGCACTGCCGCCCAGCAACGCGCCCGGCCAGGATCCGACCGAGGTGGTGAAGCCGGGCCCGCCGACCAAACCCAAGCAGGACAAGGTTTCCGGCACCGAGCTGAGCAACGCGGTGACCAGGGCGGTGCGCGCGGGCGGCAGCGCGACCGGGGTCGGCCTGGTGGTGCTGGAGGTCGACGGCTGGCGGGAGCTGGCCAGCGCGGAGGCCGACCGGCAGTTCCGCTCGGCCTCGCTGGTGAAGCTGCTGATCGCGGTGGACGCGTTGCAGTCCGGCGCGTCCACCGCCACCGACCTGCGCACCATGCTCTCGGCCAGCCACGACGGCATCGCCAGCGAGCTGTGGGTGCGGCTGGGCGGCAACACCATGGTGCAGCGCCAGGCCAGGCGGATGGGCCTGAACCGGACCCTGCCGCCGCTGGACCCGATGCACTGGGGCGACACCAAGGTCAGCGCGCGCGATGTGGCCAAGATGTACCGGCACATCCTGACCGAGCTGCCCAAGGCGCACCGCGAGCTGATCATGGGCGCGCTGACCGCCGCGCCGCGGATCGCCGCGGACCGGTTCGACCAGCACTTCGGCATCCCGTACGGGCTGCCCGAGGTGCAGTGGGCGGTCAAACAGGGCTGGGCGACCGGCCGCGCGGGCACGGACCTGCACACCAGCGGGGTGCTGGCCGGGGGCACCAGGGTGGTGGTGCTGCTGAGCACGCACTCCCCCGGCACCAGCTACGCCCGCGCCGCCAAGTCGCTCACCACGGGCGTTGGCGAGCTGGGCGGACTGTTCTAG
- a CDS encoding DUF899 domain-containing protein — MNRPQVVSRDEWLAARKELLVKEKELFRALDGLNADRRRLPMTRVDKDYRFTGPDGEVALLDLFDGRGQLVLQHFMFDPSWDTGCRSCTAMADDLSDGARAHLASRDTAFAAVSRAPYPKLAAYKQTRGWTFPWYSSHGSDFNYDFDVSLDPATGPNRYNFRSGEELTAAGQGWLIDYVGEQPGVSAFLREGEEVFHTYATYGRGVEVMMHAYRLLDITARGRHEDWEEPKGRVAAPRESDPGFTS; from the coding sequence GTGAACCGACCGCAGGTAGTGAGCAGGGATGAGTGGCTGGCCGCCCGCAAGGAGCTGCTGGTCAAGGAGAAGGAGCTGTTCAGGGCGCTGGACGGGCTCAACGCCGACCGGCGGCGGCTGCCGATGACCAGGGTGGACAAGGACTACCGCTTCACCGGCCCGGACGGCGAGGTCGCGCTGCTGGACCTGTTCGACGGCCGCGGCCAGCTGGTGTTGCAGCACTTCATGTTCGACCCGTCCTGGGACACCGGCTGCCGGAGCTGCACCGCGATGGCCGACGACCTCAGCGACGGCGCCCGCGCGCACCTGGCCAGCCGCGACACCGCCTTCGCCGCGGTCTCCCGCGCGCCGTACCCGAAGCTGGCCGCCTACAAGCAGACCAGGGGCTGGACGTTCCCCTGGTACTCCTCGCACGGCAGCGACTTCAACTACGACTTCGACGTCTCGCTGGACCCCGCGACCGGCCCCAACCGCTACAACTTCCGCTCCGGCGAGGAGCTGACCGCGGCCGGGCAGGGCTGGCTGATCGACTACGTCGGCGAGCAGCCGGGGGTCAGCGCCTTCCTGCGCGAGGGCGAGGAGGTCTTCCACACCTACGCCACCTACGGCCGCGGCGTGGAGGTGATGATGCACGCCTACCGGCTGCTGGACATCACCGCGCGCGGCCGGCACGAGGACTGGGAGGAGCCGAAGGGCCGGGTCGCCGCCCCGCGCGAGTCCGACCCCGGCTTCACCAGCTAG
- a CDS encoding rhomboid family intramembrane serine protease: protein MQPLPVPTSPRDDSGRIFPARPKQAALVILGFAALLYLLELVDAFAGHALDLGGIEPREWTGLDGVLWAPLLHLGWDHLAANTVPLLVLGFLSFAGGLRQFVAVTATIWIVGGLGTWLTGESGSIHLGASGLIFGWLTFLLVRGIFARRAGPILLAVVLFFFYGYLLWGVLPGTPGVSWQGHLFGAVAGVVAGWLTGKASRRPAGSNLGA, encoded by the coding sequence GTGCAGCCGCTACCAGTGCCAACGTCACCGCGCGACGACTCGGGCCGGATCTTCCCGGCGCGGCCGAAGCAGGCCGCCCTCGTCATCCTCGGCTTCGCCGCACTGCTGTACCTGCTGGAGCTGGTGGACGCGTTCGCCGGGCACGCGCTGGACCTCGGCGGCATCGAGCCGCGCGAGTGGACCGGGCTGGACGGCGTGCTGTGGGCCCCGCTGCTGCACCTGGGCTGGGACCACCTGGCCGCGAACACGGTGCCGCTGCTGGTGCTCGGCTTCCTCAGCTTCGCCGGCGGCCTGCGCCAGTTCGTCGCGGTCACCGCGACCATCTGGATCGTGGGCGGGCTGGGCACCTGGCTCACCGGGGAGTCCGGCTCGATCCACCTCGGCGCCTCCGGCCTGATCTTCGGCTGGCTGACCTTCCTGCTGGTGCGCGGCATCTTCGCGCGCCGCGCCGGACCGATCCTGCTCGCCGTGGTCCTGTTCTTCTTCTACGGCTACCTGCTCTGGGGCGTGCTGCCCGGCACCCCTGGCGTGTCCTGGCAGGGCCACCTCTTCGGCGCGGTGGCCGGGGTGGTCGCGGGCTGGTTGACCGGCAAGGCGAGCCGCCGTCCCGCCGGGAGCAACCTCGGGGCATGA
- a CDS encoding cysteine synthase, whose product MARYDSLLDALGDTPLVGLPRLSPAAEVRLWAKLEDRNPTGSIKDRPALAMIEAAERDGLLTPGATILEPTSGNTGISLAMAAKLKGYQLICVMPENTSTERRQLLHAYGAQIVFSPAAGGSNQAVAVAKELAQKNPTWVMLYQYGNPANADAHYNSTAPEILRDLPTITHFVAGLGTTGTLVGAGRYFREHKPDVQIIAAEPRYGELVYGLRNLDEGFVPELYDPSVLSGRFSVGSYDALRRTRQLLETEGIFAGISTGAILHAALAAADKAVAAGKPADIVFVIADAGWKYLSTGAYSGTLEEAAERIDGHLWA is encoded by the coding sequence GTGGCTAGGTACGACTCGCTGCTGGACGCCCTCGGCGACACCCCGCTGGTGGGGTTGCCGAGGCTGTCCCCAGCGGCGGAGGTGCGCCTGTGGGCGAAGCTGGAGGACCGCAACCCGACCGGCTCGATCAAGGACCGGCCCGCGCTGGCCATGATCGAGGCGGCCGAGCGGGACGGCCTGCTCACCCCCGGCGCGACGATCCTGGAGCCGACCTCCGGCAACACCGGCATCTCGCTGGCCATGGCGGCCAAGCTCAAGGGCTACCAGCTGATCTGCGTGATGCCGGAGAACACCTCCACCGAGCGGCGGCAGCTGCTGCACGCCTACGGGGCGCAGATCGTGTTCTCCCCGGCCGCGGGCGGGTCCAACCAGGCGGTCGCGGTGGCCAAGGAGCTGGCGCAGAAGAACCCGACCTGGGTGATGCTCTACCAGTACGGGAACCCGGCGAACGCGGACGCGCACTACAACTCCACCGCGCCGGAGATCCTGCGTGACCTGCCCACGATCACCCACTTCGTGGCGGGGCTGGGCACCACCGGCACCCTGGTCGGCGCGGGCCGCTACTTCCGCGAGCACAAGCCGGACGTGCAGATCATCGCCGCCGAGCCGCGCTACGGCGAGCTGGTCTACGGCCTGCGCAACCTGGACGAGGGCTTCGTGCCGGAGCTCTACGACCCGTCGGTGCTCAGCGGCCGGTTCTCGGTCGGCTCCTACGACGCGCTGCGCCGCACCAGGCAGCTGCTGGAGACCGAGGGGATCTTCGCCGGCATCTCCACCGGCGCGATCCTGCACGCCGCGCTGGCCGCCGCGGACAAGGCGGTGGCGGCGGGCAAACCGGCCGACATCGTGTTCGTGATCGCCGACGCCGGCTGGAAGTACCTGTCCACCGGCGCGTACAGCGGCACCCTGGAAGAGGCCGCCGAACGCATCGACGGCCACCTCTGGGCGTGA
- a CDS encoding MBL fold metallo-hydrolase: MLLTVLGCSGSLPSADSPASGYLVESDGFRVLLDLGNGVLGALQRHGDPFGVDALVLSHLHPDHCADFAALTVLRRYHPAPPYDTRARRLPVYAPSEAATRLAAAYAPSAAERAETDLSDVYEFHRLTPGTVHIGPFELTTEQVAHPCEAFGFRLTAGSRTLAYTGDSGPCEALRKLADSADLLLAEACWPHEPEAHPPDLHLSGLEAGQLAAVAGVRRLVVTHVPPWANREQMAEEAATAFTGPVDLAFPGASYTVGC; encoded by the coding sequence GTGCTACTGACCGTTCTCGGCTGTTCCGGCAGCCTGCCCAGCGCTGACTCGCCGGCTTCCGGTTACCTGGTGGAGTCCGACGGGTTCCGTGTGCTCCTCGATCTCGGCAATGGGGTGCTGGGGGCGCTCCAGCGGCATGGCGACCCGTTCGGGGTGGACGCGCTGGTGCTCTCCCACCTGCATCCGGACCACTGCGCGGATTTCGCCGCGCTGACCGTGCTCCGCCGGTACCACCCGGCTCCGCCCTACGACACCAGGGCCCGGCGGCTGCCGGTGTACGCGCCCAGCGAGGCGGCCACCCGGCTGGCCGCGGCCTACGCGCCGAGTGCCGCCGAACGGGCCGAGACCGACCTCAGCGATGTCTACGAGTTCCACCGGCTCACTCCCGGCACCGTCCACATCGGACCGTTCGAGCTGACCACCGAACAGGTCGCGCATCCCTGTGAGGCCTTCGGTTTCCGGCTCACCGCGGGCAGCAGGACACTGGCCTACACCGGCGACTCCGGCCCCTGCGAGGCGCTGCGCAAGCTGGCCGACTCCGCGGACCTGCTGCTGGCCGAGGCCTGCTGGCCGCACGAGCCCGAGGCGCACCCACCCGACCTGCACCTGTCCGGACTGGAGGCCGGGCAGTTGGCGGCGGTGGCCGGGGTGCGCAGGCTGGTGGTCACGCACGTGCCGCCGTGGGCGAACCGGGAGCAGATGGCCGAGGAGGCCGCCACCGCCTTCACCGGCCCGGTCGACCTGGCCTTCCCCGGCGCCTCCTACACCGTCGGCTGCTGA
- a CDS encoding MoaD family protein → MAVTVSIPTILRTHTGGKKSVEAQGATLAEVIDHLEGEFGGLKTRLVKEGVLHRFVNVYVNDEDVRFAGGLEAAVKDGDNVTILPAVAGG, encoded by the coding sequence ATGGCGGTCACCGTCTCGATTCCCACCATCCTGCGCACGCACACGGGTGGCAAGAAGTCCGTCGAGGCCCAGGGCGCGACCCTCGCCGAGGTCATCGACCACCTGGAGGGCGAGTTCGGCGGGCTCAAGACCAGGCTGGTGAAGGAAGGCGTCCTGCACCGGTTCGTCAACGTCTACGTCAACGACGAGGACGTGCGCTTCGCCGGTGGCCTGGAGGCCGCGGTCAAGGATGGCGACAACGTCACCATCCTGCCCGCCGTCGCCGGTGGCTAG
- a CDS encoding DUF2231 domain-containing protein, translated as MDLTTVDGLPLHPLIVHAVVVLLPLAALCALLIALRPAWRRRFGWPVLALTVAGVAAVPVAQVSGEQLQGALGVANPLIQRHADLGGELLPYALAFGVLVVAFLLAGRKADQETPGGPANWRRVAVVAAVLVAVAGVASTVQVVRIGHSGSTAVWNGVGGR; from the coding sequence ATGGACCTGACGACCGTCGACGGCTTGCCGCTGCACCCGCTGATCGTGCACGCCGTGGTGGTCCTGCTGCCGCTGGCCGCGCTGTGCGCCCTGCTGATCGCGCTCCGCCCGGCCTGGCGGCGGCGCTTCGGCTGGCCGGTGCTCGCGCTGACCGTGGCCGGGGTGGCCGCGGTGCCGGTCGCGCAGGTGTCCGGTGAGCAGTTGCAGGGCGCGCTGGGGGTGGCCAACCCGTTGATCCAGCGGCACGCGGACCTCGGCGGGGAGCTGCTGCCGTACGCGCTGGCCTTCGGCGTGCTCGTGGTCGCCTTCCTGCTGGCGGGCCGGAAGGCGGACCAGGAGACGCCCGGCGGCCCAGCGAACTGGCGGCGGGTGGCGGTGGTGGCCGCTGTGCTGGTCGCCGTGGCCGGGGTGGCCAGCACGGTGCAGGTGGTGCGGATCGGGCACAGCGGCTCCACCGCGGTGTGGAACGGGGTTGGTGGCCGGTAG
- a CDS encoding helix-turn-helix domain-containing protein, whose translation MYERENCSAARALELIGERWSLLIIRNAVFADMTRFSDFERRLGVAPNILAKRLDGFVADGLMERRAGREYLLTEKGRELATVLIALTEWGDRWAAPQGPPVLYEHQDCGGPVHVHARCAHCRVEPAPGEVLAVAGPGADPRRRPPRDPSPLHAAALELRDNPEVSAAKGQ comes from the coding sequence ATGTATGAACGTGAGAACTGCTCAGCGGCCCGCGCGCTGGAGCTGATCGGCGAGCGGTGGAGCCTGCTGATCATCCGCAACGCGGTCTTCGCGGACATGACCCGGTTCTCCGACTTCGAGCGCAGGCTCGGGGTGGCGCCGAACATCCTGGCCAAGCGGCTGGACGGGTTCGTCGCGGACGGGCTGATGGAGCGGCGCGCGGGCCGGGAGTACCTGCTCACCGAGAAGGGCCGCGAACTGGCCACAGTGCTGATCGCGCTGACCGAGTGGGGTGACCGCTGGGCCGCACCGCAGGGCCCGCCGGTCCTCTACGAGCACCAGGACTGCGGCGGCCCGGTGCACGTGCACGCCCGCTGCGCGCACTGCCGCGTGGAACCCGCGCCCGGCGAGGTGCTCGCGGTGGCCGGTCCGGGCGCGGATCCGCGCCGCCGCCCGCCGCGCGACCCGAGCCCGCTGCACGCCGCCGCGCTCGAACTCAGGGACAACCCCGAGGTGAGTGCCGCGAAAGGTCAGTAG
- a CDS encoding SMP-30/gluconolactonase/LRE family protein, which translates to MADRHPEIAVAAPAELGEGPTWDAASETLLWVDILGKRVHRYNPRTGTNESLAVPQHVGAAKPRANGGLVLNLAEGIALLDADGVGRNWLVYWAREGVRGNDAAVDPMGRLWAGTMRYDTATGGGWLAKVAGDGAAKVVLDAVTISNGLGWSPDGRLMYYVDTPTGRLDVFDYDRDAGEISNRRTVAEVDRGSPDGLCVDAQGCVWVALWEGWAVRRYTPDGRLDAEYEMPVANPTAPCFGGPRFEDLYVTSASTGLSPEQLAEQPHAGALFVLPGVGSGLPSTAFAG; encoded by the coding sequence ATGGCTGATCGACACCCCGAGATCGCGGTGGCCGCCCCCGCCGAGCTGGGCGAGGGCCCCACCTGGGACGCCGCCAGCGAAACCCTGCTGTGGGTGGACATTCTGGGCAAGCGGGTGCACCGCTACAACCCGCGCACCGGGACCAACGAGTCGCTGGCGGTGCCGCAGCACGTCGGGGCGGCCAAGCCGAGGGCCAACGGCGGGCTGGTGCTGAACCTGGCCGAGGGCATCGCGCTGCTGGACGCCGACGGGGTCGGCCGGAACTGGCTGGTCTACTGGGCCCGCGAGGGCGTGCGCGGCAACGACGCGGCGGTGGACCCGATGGGGCGGCTGTGGGCTGGCACCATGCGCTATGACACCGCCACCGGCGGCGGCTGGCTGGCCAAGGTGGCGGGCGACGGCGCGGCCAAGGTGGTGCTGGACGCGGTGACCATCAGCAACGGCCTGGGCTGGAGCCCGGACGGACGGCTGATGTACTACGTGGACACCCCGACCGGCCGCCTGGACGTCTTCGACTACGACCGGGACGCCGGGGAGATCAGCAACCGGCGCACGGTGGCCGAGGTGGACCGGGGCTCGCCGGACGGGTTGTGCGTGGACGCGCAGGGCTGTGTCTGGGTCGCGCTGTGGGAGGGCTGGGCGGTGCGCCGCTACACCCCGGACGGCCGGCTGGACGCGGAGTACGAGATGCCGGTGGCCAACCCGACCGCGCCCTGCTTCGGCGGGCCGAGGTTCGAGGACCTGTACGTGACCTCGGCGAGCACCGGGTTGTCACCGGAGCAGCTGGCCGAGCAGCCGCATGCGGGCGCGCTGTTCGTGTTGCCCGGGGTGGGCTCGGGGCTGCCCAGCACAGCCTTCGCTGGCTGA
- the rph gene encoding ribonuclease PH, with protein sequence MVRIDGRSDEALRDIKITRGYQDWPAGSVLVEFGKTRVLCAASVSEGVPRWRSGSGLGWVTAEYAMLPSATHSRSDRESIKGRVGGRTHEISRLIGRSLRTCIDLSALGENTIVIDCDVIQADGGTRTAAITGAYVALADAVTWLGAAGKLADPKPLSCQIAAVSVGVVDGRVRLDLPYEEDSRAEVDMNVVATDAGTLVEVQGTGEGATFARSTLDKMLDLALAGVADLCRLQAEALALPYPGTLPEGKKA encoded by the coding sequence GTGGTGCGCATCGATGGCAGAAGCGACGAGGCCCTGCGGGACATCAAGATCACCAGGGGCTACCAGGACTGGCCCGCCGGCTCGGTGCTGGTGGAGTTCGGCAAGACCCGCGTGCTGTGCGCGGCCAGTGTGTCCGAGGGGGTGCCCCGGTGGCGCTCCGGCTCCGGGCTGGGCTGGGTGACCGCCGAGTACGCCATGCTGCCCTCGGCCACGCACAGCCGCAGTGACCGGGAGTCCATCAAGGGCCGGGTCGGCGGGCGCACGCACGAGATCAGCCGCCTGATCGGCCGGTCGCTGCGCACCTGCATCGACCTCTCCGCGCTGGGCGAGAACACCATCGTGATCGACTGCGATGTCATCCAGGCCGACGGCGGCACCCGCACCGCGGCGATCACCGGCGCCTACGTGGCGCTGGCCGACGCGGTCACCTGGCTCGGCGCGGCGGGCAAGCTCGCCGACCCCAAGCCGCTGTCCTGCCAGATCGCCGCGGTCAGCGTGGGCGTGGTGGACGGCCGGGTGCGGCTGGACCTGCCATACGAGGAGGACTCGCGGGCCGAGGTGGACATGAACGTGGTGGCCACCGACGCGGGCACCCTGGTCGAGGTGCAGGGCACCGGCGAGGGCGCCACCTTCGCCCGCTCCACCCTGGACAAGATGCTCGACCTGGCCCTGGCCGGGGTGGCCGACCTGTGCCGCCTGCAGGCCGAGGCGCTCGCGCTGCCCTACCCCGGCACGCTGCCCGAGGGCAAGAAGGCATGA